A stretch of Insulibacter thermoxylanivorax DNA encodes these proteins:
- the rpoD gene encoding RNA polymerase sigma factor RpoD translates to MVTKPRSSSELSIEQVMKQLEEEGKKNSSLLYKDIMDRLAPYDVSPEQLDEFLEKLSEMEITVVEEDDLEMDDSDSDGLAVHDYIGSGDTATSDSVRMYLKEIGRVELLSAEEEVELAKRIEQGDKEAKRRLAEANLRLVVSIARKYAGRGLMFLDLIQEGNMGLMKAVEKFDYRKGFKFSTYATWWIRQAISRAIADQARTIRIPVHMVETINKYIRISRQLHQEMGREPTPDEIAKEMGLTTEKVREIMKIAQEPISLETPVGEENDSSLGDFIEDHDVLAPADAASYEMLKEQISEVLDTLTEREESVLRLRFGLDDGRSRTLEEVGKVFGVTRERIRQIEAKALRKLRHPSRSKQLKDFME, encoded by the coding sequence ATGGTGACCAAGCCGAGATCTTCTTCGGAACTATCCATCGAGCAGGTGATGAAGCAGCTGGAGGAAGAAGGGAAGAAGAACTCCTCACTGCTGTACAAAGACATCATGGATCGACTGGCTCCTTACGACGTCAGTCCAGAGCAGCTGGATGAATTCTTGGAGAAACTCTCTGAGATGGAGATCACCGTCGTCGAAGAAGATGACTTGGAGATGGATGACAGCGATTCGGATGGGTTAGCGGTTCATGACTACATCGGATCGGGCGATACGGCAACCAGCGATTCCGTCCGGATGTATCTGAAGGAGATTGGGCGCGTGGAACTGCTCTCCGCTGAGGAAGAAGTGGAGTTGGCTAAGCGGATCGAACAAGGGGATAAGGAAGCGAAACGAAGACTCGCCGAAGCGAATCTTCGGCTTGTTGTGAGTATCGCTCGCAAATATGCTGGCAGAGGGTTGATGTTCCTGGATTTGATCCAGGAAGGCAATATGGGTCTGATGAAGGCTGTGGAGAAATTTGATTACCGCAAAGGGTTCAAATTCAGCACTTACGCCACTTGGTGGATCCGGCAAGCGATCTCCCGTGCTATCGCGGATCAAGCAAGGACGATTCGCATCCCCGTTCATATGGTCGAGACGATTAACAAATACATCCGCATCTCCAGACAGCTCCATCAGGAGATGGGGCGTGAGCCGACACCGGATGAGATCGCGAAGGAGATGGGGCTGACGACGGAGAAGGTGCGCGAGATCATGAAGATCGCGCAGGAACCGATCTCTCTTGAGACGCCTGTCGGCGAGGAGAATGACTCCAGTCTCGGCGATTTTATCGAGGATCATGATGTGCTGGCACCGGCCGATGCGGCATCGTATGAGATGCTCAAGGAGCAGATCAGCGAAGTGCTGGATACCTTAACCGAACGCGAGGAAAGCGTCCTGCGGCTCCGATTTGGCCTTGATGACGGCCGATCCCGCACCCTTGAAGAGGTGGGCAAGGTGTTCGGCGTTACCCGCGAACGCATTCGTCAGATTGAGGCGAAGGCGCTGCGCAAGCTGCGGCACCCGAGCCGGAGCAAACAGCTCAAGGATTTTATGGAATAA